Proteins encoded by one window of Xanthomonas sp. DAR 80977:
- a CDS encoding Hsp20/alpha crystallin family protein, which produces MSIVRYRQLPAQAAFQNEIKQVFDRFFDPNGGTDESAVVTAQWVPRVDIKEEPERFVLYADLPGIDPSEIEVSMDKGILSIKGERKSESTADSERFSRVERRYGSFHRRFALPDSADPDNISATGYHGVLEVRIPKRPASTPRRIQVGSGATIVQ; this is translated from the coding sequence ATGAGCATCGTCCGTTATCGCCAGTTGCCGGCCCAGGCCGCCTTCCAGAACGAGATCAAGCAGGTGTTCGACCGCTTCTTCGACCCCAACGGCGGCACCGACGAGTCGGCCGTCGTCACCGCGCAGTGGGTGCCGCGCGTGGACATCAAGGAGGAGCCGGAGCGCTTCGTGCTGTACGCCGACCTGCCCGGCATCGACCCGTCCGAGATCGAGGTGTCGATGGACAAGGGCATCCTGTCGATCAAGGGCGAGCGCAAGAGCGAGTCCACCGCCGACAGCGAGCGCTTCTCGCGCGTGGAGCGCCGCTACGGCAGCTTCCACCGCCGCTTCGCGCTGCCCGACAGCGCCGATCCCGACAACATTTCCGCCACCGGCTACCATGGGGTGCTGGAAGTGCGCATCCCCAAGCGCCCGGCGAGCACGCCGCGCCGGATCCAGGTCGGCAGCGGGGCCACGATCGTGCAGTAA
- a CDS encoding DnaJ C-terminal domain-containing protein produces MEFKDYYATLGVEPSAGDAEIKTAYRRLARKYHPDVSKEAGAEDKFKAINEAYEALRDPPKRAAYDQLRAQGYRPGEEFQAPPNYGGAQGYDFEEVFGNGGAGGGFSDFFESLFARQQRARQGGAGPGPGAAPRGDTRAKLAVPLEAVYSGDSVRITINGRQLDVRVPKGVRPGQVIRLSGQGNGGSNLLLEIEYAAHPQFEVDGLNILYTLPVTPWQAALGTSISVPTLGGAVELKIPPDSDAGRKLRLRGRGLPGTPPGDQIVELEVLAPAPETEAQRKAYRNLAKAFGEAV; encoded by the coding sequence ATGGAATTCAAGGATTACTACGCCACCCTGGGCGTGGAGCCCAGCGCGGGCGACGCCGAGATCAAGACCGCGTACCGGCGGCTGGCGCGCAAGTACCATCCCGACGTCAGCAAGGAGGCCGGCGCCGAGGACAAGTTCAAGGCCATCAACGAGGCCTACGAGGCGCTGCGCGATCCGCCCAAGCGCGCCGCCTACGACCAGCTGCGCGCGCAGGGCTACCGGCCCGGCGAGGAGTTCCAGGCCCCGCCCAACTACGGCGGCGCGCAGGGCTACGACTTCGAGGAAGTGTTCGGCAACGGCGGCGCCGGCGGCGGCTTCAGCGATTTCTTCGAGAGCCTGTTCGCGCGCCAGCAGCGCGCGCGCCAGGGCGGTGCCGGTCCCGGCCCGGGCGCGGCGCCGCGCGGCGATACCCGCGCCAAGCTGGCGGTGCCGCTGGAGGCGGTATACAGCGGCGACAGCGTGCGCATCACCATCAACGGCCGCCAGCTGGACGTGCGCGTGCCCAAGGGCGTGCGCCCCGGCCAGGTGATCCGGCTGAGCGGGCAGGGCAACGGCGGCAGCAACCTGCTGCTGGAGATCGAGTACGCCGCCCACCCGCAGTTCGAGGTGGACGGGCTCAACATCCTCTACACGCTGCCGGTGACCCCGTGGCAGGCGGCGCTGGGCACCAGCATCAGCGTGCCGACCCTGGGCGGCGCGGTGGAGCTGAAGATCCCGCCGGACTCCGACGCCGGGCGCAAGCTGCGCCTGCGCGGCCGCGGCCTGCCGGGCACCCCGCCGGGCGACCAGATCGTGGAACTGGAAGTGCTGGCGCCGGCCCCGGAGACCGAGGCGCAGCGCAAGGCCTACCGGAATCTGGCCAAGGCGTTCGGCGAGGCGGTCTGA